From Myxococcus stipitatus, the proteins below share one genomic window:
- the mltG gene encoding endolytic transglycosylase MltG — protein MKKILIGLVVVFLLVAGVGVGAFVWAEGATRQSVAPPGAATVEFTVPKGTSGRGLGALLVTQGLIKDARIWRWHLFRRGSFSPKAGRHEVSPSMTVAEVAKALEGNPLPDDVPFVVVEGWRLRDTDAALAAAGYITPGAYIAAASKPGAFEASFPLPTTGTLEGYLYPETYGVIKEKFSVEDLIQRQLDAFGERFYEPNRDAIAKSGRSLHEVVVMASMLEREEPVPDQRPLVAGILWKRVDKGFPLGVDATSRYALAQWNDRVAFLKRLRDPEDPYNTRHRKGLPPGPIGAPTVESLQAAMSPKTSEYWYYLHDAEKRLHPSRNAEEHEALRRKYNVY, from the coding sequence ATGAAGAAGATCCTCATCGGTCTGGTCGTGGTCTTCCTGCTGGTCGCAGGGGTCGGCGTGGGTGCCTTCGTGTGGGCGGAAGGCGCCACGCGGCAGTCCGTGGCTCCTCCGGGCGCGGCGACGGTGGAGTTCACGGTCCCCAAGGGAACCTCGGGCAGGGGCCTGGGCGCGCTGCTCGTCACCCAGGGACTCATCAAGGACGCGCGCATCTGGCGCTGGCACCTGTTCCGGCGTGGCTCCTTCTCGCCGAAGGCGGGGCGTCACGAGGTGAGCCCGTCCATGACGGTGGCGGAGGTGGCGAAGGCGTTGGAGGGCAATCCGCTCCCGGATGACGTGCCCTTCGTGGTGGTCGAGGGCTGGCGCCTTCGCGACACCGACGCGGCCCTGGCCGCCGCTGGCTACATCACCCCTGGCGCCTATATCGCCGCGGCGAGCAAGCCGGGGGCCTTCGAGGCGTCCTTCCCGCTTCCCACGACGGGGACGCTGGAGGGGTACCTGTACCCGGAGACCTACGGCGTCATCAAAGAGAAGTTCAGCGTGGAGGACCTCATCCAGCGCCAGCTCGACGCGTTCGGCGAGCGCTTCTACGAGCCGAACCGCGACGCCATCGCGAAGAGCGGCCGGAGCCTCCACGAGGTGGTGGTGATGGCGTCCATGCTGGAGCGTGAGGAGCCGGTGCCGGACCAGCGCCCGCTCGTCGCGGGCATCCTGTGGAAGCGCGTCGACAAGGGCTTCCCGCTGGGCGTCGACGCCACGTCCCGCTACGCGCTGGCGCAGTGGAACGACCGCGTGGCCTTCCTCAAGCGGCTGCGCGACCCCGAGGACCCGTACAACACCCGCCACCGCAAGGGCCTGCCTCCCGGCCCCATCGGCGCGCCCACCGTGGAGTCCCTCCAGGCCGCCATGTCGCCCAAGACGAGCGAGTACTGGTACTACCTCCACGACGCGGAGAAGCGCCTGCATCCGTCCCGCAACGCGGAGGAGCACGAGGCGCTGCGCCGCAAGTACAACGTGTACTGA
- a CDS encoding transglycosylase SLT domain-containing protein encodes MKPFLSKLAVVASAVLLSAQAPAPDVPEAEASEAPTQHTENAPPEAQLSPPPDAEKAPLPPGYVEVLNPAFPNAAPPAPVVHRGRRYAREDLSQYFAEGKKKEAREAFDKGQYTRARELLKGEGETPPVRYLRALSALRAGDEESAAKEMSALAPDYPALKDRCLTHAGLALEGLRRFDEAAALLEQVSPESRLYVDARLALSRVLRKKKDAAGAMAALEPLTSRAAPSWGRNVGAEALMAIADIAAEKKDRTSERAALWRLWGAHPLSPLAKQAEKRLKGQAPPLEAKVARGEQLVELHRNKQGLTQLEPLLGQLKLPDALACRAHFAYGKGMRKERQHTRAIQVLSEVVAHCTDRDLLARALYVLGSSRSIVDSARGTDTYERLAREFPDHSFADDALFYAADLYVKTNRPKEAMARLDELARLYPQGDFLGEALFKAFWIARTSGAEDAGQGFLDRIEAQFARADESYDVERARYWRARTMQDRGNIQGAAELFEKLATEHPATYYGLMARSQLGTVDPARLERISPDIFAVPEAASPWPLFAGPMGEDPHFRAGVELLRLGFPEAVSSELLAVNRANQPAEALRLLVLVLHEAGDERAAHAVARLALRKDLSGRITKETRVVWEVAYPNAFRDLIEKHTSAAGVEADLLQALMREESALDPKALSWAGALGLTQLMPSTAKNVARELKLKRFSVDQLLQPDLNIRLGAHYLGGLLKRFGGHTPFAVGSYNAGPGAVNRWRADKPDLPLDAWVEEIPISETRGYIKRVLRSYNTYQLLYGRAPGVPVIKSASR; translated from the coding sequence ATGAAGCCCTTCCTGTCCAAGCTCGCAGTCGTCGCCTCCGCGGTGTTGCTGTCCGCCCAGGCCCCCGCGCCCGACGTTCCGGAGGCGGAGGCCTCCGAAGCCCCCACGCAGCACACGGAGAACGCCCCTCCGGAGGCCCAGCTGTCGCCGCCGCCGGACGCGGAGAAGGCGCCGCTCCCGCCCGGCTACGTCGAGGTCCTCAACCCCGCGTTCCCCAACGCCGCGCCCCCCGCGCCCGTCGTCCACCGGGGCCGCCGCTACGCGCGCGAGGACCTGTCGCAATACTTCGCGGAGGGGAAGAAGAAGGAGGCCCGGGAGGCCTTCGACAAGGGGCAGTACACGCGGGCGCGTGAGCTGCTGAAGGGCGAGGGCGAGACGCCGCCGGTGCGCTACCTGCGCGCGCTGTCCGCGCTGCGCGCCGGGGACGAGGAGTCCGCGGCGAAGGAGATGTCCGCGCTGGCCCCGGACTACCCCGCGTTGAAGGACCGGTGCCTGACGCACGCGGGCCTCGCGCTGGAGGGCCTGCGCCGCTTCGACGAGGCGGCGGCGCTCTTGGAGCAGGTGTCTCCGGAGTCGCGGCTCTATGTCGACGCGCGGCTGGCGCTGTCGCGGGTGCTGCGCAAGAAGAAGGACGCGGCCGGGGCCATGGCCGCGCTGGAGCCGCTCACCTCGCGCGCCGCGCCCAGCTGGGGCCGCAACGTGGGCGCCGAGGCGCTCATGGCCATCGCGGACATCGCCGCGGAGAAGAAGGACCGGACCTCCGAGCGCGCCGCGCTGTGGCGCCTGTGGGGCGCCCATCCGCTGTCGCCGCTGGCGAAGCAGGCCGAGAAGCGCCTCAAGGGGCAGGCGCCTCCGCTGGAGGCGAAGGTCGCGCGCGGCGAGCAGCTGGTGGAGCTGCACCGCAACAAGCAAGGCCTGACGCAGCTGGAGCCGTTGCTGGGCCAGTTGAAGCTGCCGGACGCGCTCGCGTGCCGCGCGCACTTCGCCTACGGCAAGGGCATGCGCAAGGAGCGCCAGCACACGCGCGCCATCCAGGTCCTGTCGGAGGTCGTGGCGCACTGCACGGACCGCGACCTGCTCGCGCGGGCGCTGTACGTGCTGGGCTCGTCGCGGTCCATCGTCGACTCGGCGCGCGGGACGGACACGTACGAGCGGCTGGCGCGTGAGTTCCCGGACCACAGCTTCGCGGACGACGCGCTCTTCTACGCGGCCGACCTGTACGTGAAGACGAACCGCCCGAAGGAGGCGATGGCGCGGCTGGACGAACTGGCCCGGCTGTATCCCCAGGGAGACTTCCTGGGCGAGGCGCTCTTCAAGGCGTTCTGGATCGCCCGCACCTCGGGCGCCGAGGACGCGGGGCAGGGCTTCCTGGACCGCATCGAGGCCCAGTTCGCCCGCGCGGACGAGAGCTATGACGTGGAGCGCGCGCGGTACTGGCGTGCCCGGACGATGCAGGACCGGGGCAACATCCAGGGGGCCGCGGAGCTGTTCGAGAAGCTCGCGACGGAGCACCCCGCGACGTACTACGGCTTGATGGCGCGCTCGCAGCTGGGGACGGTGGACCCGGCGCGGCTGGAGCGGATCTCCCCGGACATCTTCGCGGTGCCGGAGGCCGCGAGCCCCTGGCCGTTGTTCGCCGGCCCCATGGGCGAGGACCCGCACTTCCGCGCGGGCGTGGAGCTGTTGCGCCTGGGCTTCCCGGAGGCGGTGTCGTCCGAGCTGCTCGCGGTGAACCGCGCGAACCAGCCGGCGGAGGCCCTCCGGCTGCTGGTGCTCGTGCTGCACGAGGCCGGGGACGAGCGCGCCGCGCACGCGGTGGCGCGGCTGGCGCTGCGCAAGGACTTGAGCGGCCGCATCACCAAGGAGACGCGCGTGGTGTGGGAGGTGGCCTATCCCAACGCGTTCCGCGACCTCATCGAGAAGCACACGTCCGCCGCGGGCGTGGAGGCCGACCTCCTCCAGGCGCTGATGCGCGAGGAGAGCGCGCTCGACCCGAAGGCGCTGTCGTGGGCCGGCGCGCTGGGCCTGACGCAGCTCATGCCGTCCACGGCGAAGAACGTGGCGCGCGAGCTGAAGCTCAAGCGCTTCAGTGTCGACCAGCTCCTCCAGCCGGACCTCAACATCCGCCTGGGCGCGCACTACCTGGGCGGCCTGTTGAAGCGGTTCGGCGGGCACACGCCCTTCGCGGTGGGCAGCTACAACGCGGGGCCGGGCGCGGTGAACCGCTGGCGCGCCGACAAGCCGGACCTGCCGCTCGATGCGTGGGTGGAGGAGATCCCCATCTCCGAGACGCGCGGCTACATCAAGCGGGTGCTGCGCTCGTACAACACCTACCAGCTCCTCTACGGGCGGGCGCCCGGCGTGCCCGTCATCAAGAGCGCGTCCCGGTAG
- a CDS encoding DUF7594 domain-containing protein yields the protein MAEQSAALETKTITLIASADTYVLSTAPTTRFSLSPTLELDRSPEAEAYFKFFVAPLQGTLTSARLRVFALDGSVDGPTVHDPPGVHTWNGLTTWETRPDLGANWPVVSVGKVVSGTWIEFDLSDMYFSQNAFTDIFLKADSTDGVTLASLEYPDEALRPRLVLTVESATDHPPPRPPPLTVSSGPLEFSPTADAFVAEDDPGSSGGTAALLRVGDSPRREAHLRFSVQGLSESVQRAVLRLYTGGDGTNGGPTVHQTEGPWSESTLTWSGRPSKVGAALDRSQVVAPGSYVDFDVTDRVRSNGDFAFGVYPASSDEVVFHSREGASQSQRPRLLVWTGAAREAPTDACLSRREVVTRALLPRQDTFVTEAEPTSRSQHDASMRVDSSPRTQAYLDFDVELGPEPVRRVLLRLYALDATGNGPKLFRTESFDASTMEWGTRPAVMGGAIADLGAVARDQWVELDVTDVVTTSGLYSFTLSPDSTDGLRFASSEAEGKGLLAAAPRLVIVTEGAPACSYRGTQPSGRVTWMRQSEDLLAERLVDTAPAPGGGFASLSAVEQTQDAPYWTEQTEVVALHRADGSTVWSRSFAQPDVRLAKVVVTTLGNVLVAGEYSGAPDLGKGPLPQGTGMFVLKLTPAGAVDWARGFTARTDHPDWPDGVPMQVLDLATDAHGSAVVTGTFWGYTDFGAGRVDSGKPYPYDDVYPNSFLLKLVWDGSLGWARALAAETLRGTEAIEVEVDGQENVTVAGWAGRATDFGAGAIAESGLFVARWSPVGTYLWERVIPVRYSDLVGLTLLPDGAAVLTANYGGRITFAGRDYASRYPDDYEGGPRSHVLASLSATGQDVALRQFDDFAVRGLVTDAQGQLVVATQGDATALGLGQVGHPAGSGLGLAGFTSGLEPRWVRVFDALETELELSAVDGGVIAATHFTRTFDLDGHWFVPRSRRSDLLFLQVVP from the coding sequence TTGGCGGAGCAATCCGCGGCGCTGGAGACGAAGACGATCACCCTCATCGCGTCGGCGGACACGTATGTCCTGTCGACCGCGCCGACGACGCGATTCAGCTTGTCGCCCACCCTCGAGTTGGACCGCTCCCCCGAGGCCGAGGCGTATTTCAAGTTCTTCGTGGCGCCGTTGCAGGGCACCCTGACGTCCGCGCGCCTTCGAGTCTTCGCGTTGGATGGTTCCGTCGATGGTCCCACCGTGCATGACCCGCCGGGCGTCCATACGTGGAACGGGTTGACGACGTGGGAAACGCGCCCCGACCTCGGTGCCAACTGGCCCGTCGTCAGCGTGGGCAAGGTGGTGAGTGGAACGTGGATCGAGTTCGACCTCTCGGACATGTACTTCTCCCAGAACGCCTTCACGGACATCTTCCTGAAGGCGGACAGCACGGACGGCGTGACGCTCGCGTCGCTCGAGTACCCGGACGAGGCGCTGCGCCCGCGCCTCGTGCTCACGGTCGAGTCCGCCACCGACCATCCTCCGCCGCGACCGCCGCCGCTCACCGTGTCCAGCGGCCCGCTCGAGTTCTCGCCCACCGCGGATGCCTTCGTCGCGGAGGATGATCCGGGCTCCTCGGGGGGCACGGCCGCGTTGCTGAGGGTCGGGGATTCGCCCCGGCGCGAGGCGCACCTTCGCTTCTCGGTCCAGGGGCTGTCCGAGTCCGTCCAGCGCGCGGTGTTGCGCCTCTACACGGGAGGCGACGGGACGAACGGTGGGCCCACGGTGCACCAGACCGAGGGCCCCTGGTCCGAGTCGACGCTCACCTGGAGCGGCCGTCCGTCGAAGGTCGGGGCCGCGCTCGATCGCTCACAGGTCGTCGCGCCGGGCAGCTACGTGGACTTCGACGTGACGGACCGTGTTCGGAGCAACGGCGACTTCGCGTTCGGCGTGTATCCGGCGTCGTCGGACGAGGTGGTGTTCCACTCCCGCGAGGGTGCGTCCCAGTCGCAGCGACCCCGGTTGCTGGTGTGGACGGGGGCCGCGCGCGAGGCCCCCACCGATGCGTGCCTCTCCCGCCGGGAGGTCGTCACCCGCGCCCTCCTGCCCAGGCAGGACACGTTCGTGACGGAGGCCGAGCCCACGTCACGCTCGCAGCATGATGCGTCCATGCGGGTGGATTCGTCTCCCCGGACCCAGGCGTATCTGGACTTCGATGTCGAGCTGGGCCCGGAGCCTGTCCGTCGGGTGCTCCTGCGGCTGTACGCGCTCGATGCGACGGGCAACGGGCCCAAGCTGTTCCGGACGGAGTCCTTCGATGCCTCGACGATGGAGTGGGGCACGCGTCCCGCGGTGATGGGCGGGGCCATCGCGGACCTGGGGGCGGTGGCGCGGGATCAATGGGTGGAGCTGGATGTCACGGACGTGGTGACGACGTCGGGGCTGTACTCCTTCACGTTGTCTCCGGACAGCACGGATGGCCTGCGCTTCGCGAGTTCGGAAGCGGAGGGGAAGGGGCTCCTCGCGGCGGCGCCTCGGCTGGTCATCGTCACGGAGGGCGCGCCCGCCTGTTCGTATCGAGGCACCCAGCCCTCGGGTCGGGTGACGTGGATGAGGCAGTCGGAGGACCTGCTGGCGGAGCGACTGGTCGACACGGCTCCCGCGCCAGGAGGCGGCTTCGCTTCACTCAGCGCGGTCGAACAGACCCAGGATGCGCCGTACTGGACCGAGCAGACGGAGGTCGTCGCGCTGCATCGCGCGGATGGGAGCACCGTGTGGTCGCGGTCCTTCGCGCAGCCGGACGTGAGGCTCGCGAAGGTGGTGGTGACGACCTTGGGGAATGTGCTCGTGGCTGGCGAGTACTCCGGCGCGCCGGACCTGGGGAAGGGCCCGCTTCCCCAGGGCACCGGCATGTTCGTGTTGAAGCTCACCCCGGCGGGCGCGGTGGACTGGGCGCGTGGTTTCACGGCGCGAACCGACCATCCGGATTGGCCTGACGGCGTGCCGATGCAGGTGCTGGACCTGGCCACGGATGCGCACGGCAGCGCGGTGGTGACGGGGACCTTCTGGGGCTACACGGACTTCGGCGCGGGGCGGGTGGACTCTGGCAAGCCGTATCCCTACGACGACGTGTACCCCAACTCCTTCCTGCTGAAGCTCGTGTGGGACGGCAGCCTCGGCTGGGCCCGGGCGCTGGCCGCGGAGACGCTCCGGGGCACGGAGGCGATCGAGGTCGAGGTGGATGGGCAGGAGAACGTCACCGTGGCGGGGTGGGCGGGACGCGCCACGGACTTCGGCGCCGGCGCCATTGCCGAGAGTGGCCTCTTCGTCGCGCGCTGGTCTCCCGTGGGAACCTATCTCTGGGAGCGCGTCATCCCCGTGCGCTACTCCGACCTGGTGGGCCTGACGCTGTTGCCGGACGGCGCCGCGGTGCTCACCGCGAATTATGGCGGACGCATCACCTTCGCCGGGAGGGACTACGCCAGTCGCTACCCGGATGATTATGAAGGGGGGCCGCGCAGCCATGTGCTGGCGTCGCTGAGCGCGACCGGACAGGACGTCGCGCTGCGCCAGTTCGACGACTTCGCCGTGCGCGGGCTGGTGACGGATGCCCAGGGGCAGCTCGTCGTCGCCACGCAGGGCGATGCCACGGCCCTGGGGTTGGGGCAGGTCGGCCATCCGGCGGGCTCCGGGCTGGGGCTGGCGGGGTTCACGTCGGGGCTCGAGCCGCGCTGGGTCCGGGTCTTCGACGCGCTCGAGACGGAGCTGGAGCTGTCCGCGGTGGACGGAGGGGTCATCGCGGCCACGCACTTCACGCGGACGTTCGACCTCGATGGGCACTGGTTCGTCCCTCGCTCCCGCCGGTCCGACCTCTTGTTCCTCCAGGTGGTTCCCTAG